From Motacilla alba alba isolate MOTALB_02 chromosome 4A, Motacilla_alba_V1.0_pri, whole genome shotgun sequence, one genomic window encodes:
- the RAB39B gene encoding ras-related protein Rab-39B: protein MEAIWLYQFRLIVIGDSTVGKSCLIRRFTEGRFAQISDPTVGVDFFSRLVEIEPGKRIKLQIWDTAGQERFRSITRAYYRNSVGGLLLFDITNRRSFQNVHEWLEETKVHVQPYQIVFVLVGHKCDLDTQRQVTRHEAEKLAAAYGMKYIETSARDAINVEKAFTDLTRDIYELVKRGDISIQEGWEGVKSGFVPNVVHSSEEVVKSDRRCLC from the exons ATGGAGGCGATCTGGCTGTACCAGTTCCGCCTGATCGTCATCGGCGACTCCACCGTGGGCAAGTCCTGCCTCATCCGCCGCTTCACCGAGGGGCGCTTCGCCCAGATCTCCGACCCCACCGTGGGCGTGgatttcttctccaggctggtgGAGATCGAGCCTGGCAAGAGGATCAAGCTGCAGATCTGGGACACGGCCGGGCAGGAGCGGTTCCG GTCCATCACCAGAGCCTACTACAGGAACTCGGTGGGAGGACTCCTCCTCTTTGACATTACAAACCGCAGGTCTTTCCAGAACGTCCACGAGTGGCTGGAGGAGACCAAGGTGCACGTCCAGCCCTACCAGATCGTCTTTGTTCTGGTAGGTCACAAGTGTGACCTGGACACGCAGCGGCAGGTGACCCGGCACGAGGCGGAGAAACTGGCTGCTGCCTATGGCATGAAGTACATTGAGACCTCAGCTCGGGATGCCATTAACGTGGAGAAGGCCTTCACGGATCTGACTCGGGATATATACGAGCTGGTGAAAAGGGGGGACATTTCCATCcaggagggatgggaaggggtAAAGAGCGGGTTTGTCCCGAACGTAGTGCACTCTTCAGAAGAAGTGGTGAAATCAGATAGACGGTGCTTGTGCTGA